Proteins encoded in a region of the Ursus arctos isolate Adak ecotype North America unplaced genomic scaffold, UrsArc2.0 scaffold_2, whole genome shotgun sequence genome:
- the FAM163A gene encoding protein FAM163A → MTAGTVVITGGILATVILLCIIAVLCYCRLQYYCCKKSRAEDADDEEEEHDLPPHPRGPTCNACSSQAPDGQGGLAPLTSEPCGQPWGAAAGHCTTCSPYSSPFYIRTADMVPNGGGGERLSFAPTYYKEGGPPSLKLAVPQSYPVTWPGSGREAFTNPRAISTDV, encoded by the exons ATGACAGCGGGAACAGTTGTGATCACCGGCGGAATCCTAGCTACGGTCATCCTCCTCTGCATCATCGCCGTCCTGTGCTACTGCAGGCTCCAG TATTACTGCTGCAAGAAGAGCAGAGCCGAAGATGCAGACGACGAGGAGGAGGAGCACGACCTGCCCCCACATCCCCGAGGCCCCACCTGCAATGCCTGCAGCTCCCAAGCCCCGGATGGCCAAGGTGGCCTGGCGCCTCTCACCAGCGAGCCCTGCGGCCAGCCGTGGGGGGCTGCGGCCGGCCACTGCACCACCTGCTCCCCGTACAGCTCCCCCTTTTACATACGGACGGCTGACATGGTACCCAATGGGGGCGGAGGCGAGAGGCTCTCGTTCGCTCCTACATACTACAAGGAAGGGGGACCCCCATCCCTCAAGTTGGCAGTGCCCCAGAGTTACCCGGTGACGTGGCCAGGCTCTGGGCGCGAGGCCTTCACCAATCCAAGGGCTATTAGTACAGATGTGTAA